The sequence CACCACGACGGGCTCCTGCTTGGTCCGATTCTGGATGATGTCGAAGGCACCGTAAACGATGCTCTCGGCAACCGACTTCTTGCCGTCATACATGACGGCATTCATGAACTTGGTGACGACGATATCGCCGAACTTGGGGTCCGGGATGATCTCGCGCTTTTCTGCACTATGGCGACGGGACATTGATCCTGTTCCCTATTACTTCGGACGCTTCGCGCCGTACTTGGAACGACGCTGCTTACGGCCCTTGACACCCTGGGTATCGAGCACGCCGCGCAGGATGTGGTAGCGCACGCCCGGCAGATCCTTGACGCGGCCGCCACGGATCATGACGACAGAGTGCTCCTGCAGGTTGTGGCCTTCGCCCGGGATGTAGCCAATGACTTCAAAGCCATTGGTCAGGCGAACCTTCGCGACCTTACGAAGGGCCGAGTTCGGCTTCTTCGGCGTGGTCGTATAGACGCGAGTGCAAACGCCGCGCTTCTGCGGGTTCTCCTGCAGCGCCGGAACCTTGTTCCGCTTCGCCGGCGCTTGACGCGGCTTGCGGATGAGCTGGTTAATTGTCGGCATGCTTCGCCTTTCAGCTAGCCTACGGTTCTGTTTCTGTCTTCCGCTCTTCGCACCTTCGCCACAGCCGATTGACCATGAACAAAGAGCGCCCGGACCGCTTACCGCGGAGGCGCTACGAAAAGCAGAGGATCACGGCGGTTGCCGCGATCGTGCGTGTCGTTCTTAACTCTTGTTTCGATTCGGACAGCGTTTAAGTCTGAACTCCGCGACGTGGCGCCGCTGGAAAAACTGAACTTACCGCCTGCCTGAAAGCTTGCGGAACCTACTTATTCGGATGGTTCCAGTCAACCCCTGCGCGGGGTTCTTTTCAAAGCGCCCCGCCACGCAAGGATTCCCCAAACCGCAGGACCGTCCCGCAACATTCGCAATGATCGGAACGCGATCACGGAAGATTGTTGCCCAGCCTGCCGCGTGGATCTCAAGCGAGGCGGGAATCGCCTCGACTCACTCCGGGGCAGCCGTCCGCGTGGAGAACGGCATTCCTTTCTGACCGGTTACGATCATCAGGATTCGCACGGTTTCGTCACCGACGACTCGGCCGTTATGGCGGTGATCGACCATTTCCGCAAACGAATCCCCCGCCTTGAAGATTCGCTGCGCCCCGCCCTCGCTGTCGACCTCGATCGTCCCGGCCAGGATGTAGGCGTAGGCCGGCACCGGATGCGTGTGCCAGCCGGTCTCGCCGCCCGCCGGAATCTCGACGATCAGGCTCTGCACTTCGGGATCGGTAAAGCTCGGGTAGTGGATCGGATCGCCACTCGTCGTCGTGGTCGTCTGCAGGATGCGCTTCACCTTGACGGAGGGCTTGTAGCTCTCCTCGGCAAACGCGGCGGTGGTCGCGAGCGTCGCGCCGAGCGCGATCAGTGTCAGAAGTTTCATCCTGGCCCCTCCCCGGGCGCGCTCCATGGAGCGCAACGGTAGCTGCCCCTGTCCGGAGCGGCTTTCCTCGGCGTCATTGCTAGAGAGTTCGACGCCAAAGGAAAAGGGCCGCCCGGAGGCGACCCTTCATCATGATGAACCCTTGTAGCCGCCGGCCGCTATTCGGCCTTCAGGAAGTCGCCGACCTCGAGCACGATGAACTCGTTGTTGTCGGCCTTGCCCTGCGCACGACCGACCGAGAACGGGAAGTTGTTGTCGTCGGCGACGATGATGTGGGTCTCGTCGATCCGGTCGACATTCTCGATGGTCTCGAACGGGAAGGTGAAGACGCCGTCCTTCGAGCCGACGCGAGCGACGGCGTTCGGATCCTTGATGTTCATCAGGTCGATAAAGCCGATCTTGCGCACGACGCCGTCGGCATCGGTCTTGGAGAGATCGACCAGGTAGATGCGCTTGAACTTGGCCGGTGTTTCCGCCCAGCCCTCGCGGGCATCGCCCTGCCCGCCATCGCGCTCGATCACGAGCGCGCGGTTGGCGTCGATCATGTTGAAGTCGCCGATCGCGTTGCCGAAGTCCTCGAGCGGATAGTAGCGGACCGTATCGGCGAAGGCCTTCGACGCAAGGTCGAAATCGAAGATCGGCAGCACGGACTTGCCGCCCTTCTCGACGAACTTGCCGGCCTTGGCGTCCCAGGGCGCGCCTTCCAGCATGGGATGCAGGGTCTTGCCGTCCGCTGACAGCGCCATGCCTTCAAAACCCTTGGAGCGGCGCACGTTGAATTCGGGCATCGGCTTGTCGGGACCGGCCGGCATGACGACCGCATAATTGTCGGGGCTGCGATAGGTCACGCCGGCAACGACGGTCTCCTTGAGGCTGAGCACCGTGCCATCCGCATCCACCTCGACCAGGTAGGGGCCGAACTCATCGCCGATCCAGAAATGGTCGCCGACCTTCTGGATGCTCTCGGGATCGAAGTCGGCGCCGGTGAGATAGCGGGCATCCGTATTCTCGTTGACCACCCGGAACGGGACGACACGGTTCGGGTCTTTGGCGAAGACCGTCTTGACGATCTCGACGCGGCCCGTCTTCCAGTCCGGCTTGACGATGTGGAACATGATCATCGCGTCGGCGGAATTGGCCTTGGCGCCAAAGCCATTGTCGGTCAGCACGACATAGGTACCGTCGCCGAGCGCGCGGATGCCGGAGAAGCCCTGCACGGGCTGGCCGGCGAACGGACGGGCCAGGCCGGTCTTCTCGTCGAAGATCGAATAGAGACGATCGAAGCGGCGGCCAAAATCGGCGCCCGTACCGGTGTAGCGGCCGGAGGTATTGAGCGTCGCGGGCGCATCGGCAGGCGGCACGGCGAAGCTCTGGGCCGGCAGCAGGGCGTGCTGGCTCAGCACGGCATCGAACTGCGTGGGCTCTGCCGCGGAAGCGCTTGCCGCCATGGCGACGAGCGAAAGGCCGGCGAGAAGGAACTGGCGAGGCGACATGGACGAATCTCCGTTCGGGATAACGGAGTTCTCCTAGGCGGCCCATGTCTCAGCCGAGCGACGGCGCAATGTCACCTTCATGACAGGCCGCCGAACAGTCAGACCCGGCGTAGCCCCTAATAGGCCACGCCGCTGGGCTTCAGCAGCGAGCCAGCCGTATCGGCATTGTCCGAAAGCGTGTTGCCGAGCGCCTTGATCTGGGAGTTGTAGGTATCGCGGGTATCCGGATCGATGATGGCGACCGGCGCGGTCACGATCAGGCCGGCCGCAGTGCCAACGCTGGCGGCAGCGCCCGTTGTCACGGCAACGAGCTTGTCACCGAACGCCGTCTTCGAATCCGTCATGGTCTGGCCTTCGGCGAGACGCGCCCCGATCAGTTGCACAACCTCGGGGCTCGCGGCGAACTTCGCATGGTTCAGCCGGTCATCCGTATGCAACTTGGTCAGGTCGATGACGGTGATCTTGTCCTGCTGCAGCTCGGACGCAAATGGCTCCTGGGCGACGTTGATCTGCCCCAGGCGTTCAACATTGCCCCAGACGCGCCGCGAAACCTTCAAGGCGCGATCATCCTGCGAGACGAACAGGGTAACATTCGGCCCGTTGACGCCAATATCGGCCATCTGGCGGCGGAAGACGTCGATATCGACGTCCGGGGCGGCCAGCATGACGTTCTTGATCTTCGGCGCGATGCGCTTGTCGCGGATCGCCATCTGGCGCAGCGCCTCCAGCGTCACCCAATTGCCCATGGAGTGGGCCAGGATGGAGACTTCGTCGACATTGGGATCATCCGCAAGCGCCTTCAGCAGAAGCTCGAGCGCATCGCGCGAATAGTTGTTGCTCTCCCGGTCATAGCCATAGGCAAGGACGCTGCCGCGCGAGGGCCAGGTGAACAGGATCGGCACGACGTCCGAATCCGAGTCATGCACGATCTGGGCAAAGCGGTAGACGGCATCTTCAAAACGGTTGTTGAAGCCATGGATGAAGACCAAGGCCTGACGCTTCGGTGTTGCCTTGATGCGCTTGTTGAACCATGCCCTCGCCTGAGCGAGGTTCATATCCTCGGCCTTGACCGTGACGAAATCCGTAGAGGGATTTCCCGGCAGTTTCTTCGGCCACTGCACGTCGCCCTTTTTCCGGATCGAGTCCGGCGGGATCGAGACGACGATGTTGGCAAAATCGATGGCCCGGCCGCGTTCACCCGTGAACATCTGGCCAGGGACGGTCGAACGCTGGCGCGTGGTCGCGACGGCCATGTCGACCGTGGTGCTGCCGGGAACGGGCGCCGTGATCGACACGGGAAGCAGCACGTCCTTCGGACGGCCGCCGCAGCCTGCGAGCAAGCCAACGAGCACGAGGCTCGTGACACCAGTCCGGACCAGAACCATCAGGCTACGCAAGTTGACCTACCCCCGAAAAACACGAAGCCTTCGCCATTCCCCAGCCAAGCTCCGCAACGCTCATTGTAGCCTATCCCGAAAGCAAGTTGCATGTCTGGCCCGCTGGCGACAACAAACTTCGGGAGCGCGGCTTCTGCGCCACGAAAAAGGCCGCCCGAAGGCGGCCTTTTCCATTCCTGGACCGAGTGGATTACTCGGCCGCGTTGGTCAGATCACCGAGCAGGCCAGCAGGCGCTGCCGCCGGCTGCGACGCTGCCGAGGAACGGCGACGCTCCT is a genomic window of Kaistia defluvii containing:
- the rpsL gene encoding 30S ribosomal protein S12, with protein sequence MPTINQLIRKPRQAPAKRNKVPALQENPQKRGVCTRVYTTTPKKPNSALRKVAKVRLTNGFEVIGYIPGEGHNLQEHSVVMIRGGRVKDLPGVRYHILRGVLDTQGVKGRKQRRSKYGAKRPK
- a CDS encoding cupin domain-containing protein, whose amino-acid sequence is MKLLTLIALGATLATTAAFAEESYKPSVKVKRILQTTTTTSGDPIHYPSFTDPEVQSLIVEIPAGGETGWHTHPVPAYAYILAGTIEVDSEGGAQRIFKAGDSFAEMVDHRHNGRVVGDETVRILMIVTGQKGMPFSTRTAAPE
- a CDS encoding alpha/beta hydrolase, which encodes MVLVRTGVTSLVLVGLLAGCGGRPKDVLLPVSITAPVPGSTTVDMAVATTRQRSTVPGQMFTGERGRAIDFANIVVSIPPDSIRKKGDVQWPKKLPGNPSTDFVTVKAEDMNLAQARAWFNKRIKATPKRQALVFIHGFNNRFEDAVYRFAQIVHDSDSDVVPILFTWPSRGSVLAYGYDRESNNYSRDALELLLKALADDPNVDEVSILAHSMGNWVTLEALRQMAIRDKRIAPKIKNVMLAAPDVDIDVFRRQMADIGVNGPNVTLFVSQDDRALKVSRRVWGNVERLGQINVAQEPFASELQQDKITVIDLTKLHTDDRLNHAKFAASPEVVQLIGARLAEGQTMTDSKTAFGDKLVAVTTGAAASVGTAAGLIVTAPVAIIDPDTRDTYNSQIKALGNTLSDNADTAGSLLKPSGVAY
- a CDS encoding esterase-like activity of phytase family protein, whose amino-acid sequence is MSPRQFLLAGLSLVAMAASASAAEPTQFDAVLSQHALLPAQSFAVPPADAPATLNTSGRYTGTGADFGRRFDRLYSIFDEKTGLARPFAGQPVQGFSGIRALGDGTYVVLTDNGFGAKANSADAMIMFHIVKPDWKTGRVEIVKTVFAKDPNRVVPFRVVNENTDARYLTGADFDPESIQKVGDHFWIGDEFGPYLVEVDADGTVLSLKETVVAGVTYRSPDNYAVVMPAGPDKPMPEFNVRRSKGFEGMALSADGKTLHPMLEGAPWDAKAGKFVEKGGKSVLPIFDFDLASKAFADTVRYYPLEDFGNAIGDFNMIDANRALVIERDGGQGDAREGWAETPAKFKRIYLVDLSKTDADGVVRKIGFIDLMNIKDPNAVARVGSKDGVFTFPFETIENVDRIDETHIIVADDNNFPFSVGRAQGKADNNEFIVLEVGDFLKAE